The following coding sequences lie in one Desulfitobacterium chlororespirans DSM 11544 genomic window:
- a CDS encoding TetR family transcriptional regulator: MKNKGAMMNKDTTLSRRERKKEETKQSILTTAIHFFQTQGYDATTMEQIAEAVDLSKVTLYNYFPSKELIVAEFFQSMSHQFVDQVLDMLAKLSTTRSKIYEYFRGQFEWNRQYRELLQVYFVHQFQSMLHPEAYQNSGMDQVLAQIIGYGQEAGEIRRDLPTEYLAKHLEIMYVMEFMVWILEGDSWNPDQHLGAMVDLFMNGAENKR; encoded by the coding sequence ATGAAAAATAAGGGGGCTATGATGAATAAAGATACTACTTTAAGCCGGCGGGAGCGAAAAAAAGAGGAGACAAAGCAGAGCATCCTCACGACAGCCATTCATTTTTTTCAAACTCAAGGTTATGATGCTACGACAATGGAACAAATCGCTGAAGCCGTGGATCTTTCCAAAGTGACACTCTATAATTATTTCCCTTCTAAAGAGCTTATTGTGGCTGAGTTCTTCCAAAGCATGAGCCACCAATTTGTGGATCAGGTTTTGGACATGCTGGCCAAACTATCAACTACCCGCTCAAAAATTTATGAGTATTTTCGCGGGCAGTTTGAATGGAACCGCCAATACCGCGAACTCCTTCAGGTCTACTTTGTTCATCAGTTTCAATCCATGTTACATCCCGAAGCTTATCAGAACAGCGGTATGGATCAGGTCCTTGCCCAAATCATTGGCTACGGTCAGGAAGCTGGTGAGATCCGTCGGGATCTCCCGACAGAATACCTGGCTAAGCATCTTGAAATTATGTATGTCATGGAATTTATGGTCTGGATTTTAGAGGGTGATTCCTGGAACCCTGATCAGCATCTCGGGGCAATGGTTGATCTATTCATGAATGGCGCTGAAAACAAACGCTGA
- a CDS encoding GerW family sporulation protein, producing MSINTKENIDAIFEKLESFLKSKTVIGEPIKIGETTIIPFIDITFGLGTGGGGGKDEKGNDGTGSGAGAGAKISATAVLVIKGDQVELLPIKKAGGLEKLLDMVPEIVDKVKEQKEDDD from the coding sequence ATGTCAATTAACACCAAAGAAAACATCGATGCGATTTTTGAAAAATTGGAAAGCTTTCTCAAGTCCAAAACAGTGATCGGCGAACCGATTAAAATCGGCGAAACCACGATTATTCCTTTTATCGACATCACTTTCGGCCTTGGTACAGGCGGCGGCGGTGGCAAAGATGAAAAAGGCAACGACGGCACCGGCAGCGGCGCCGGCGCAGGGGCTAAAATCAGTGCCACAGCTGTCCTCGTCATCAAAGGGGACCAAGTCGAGCTCCTTCCCATCAAGAAAGCCGGCGGCTTAGAAAAGCTTCTGGATATGGTTCCGGAAATCGTCGATAAGGTAAAAGAACAAAAGGAAGATGATGATTAA
- a CDS encoding DUF2953 domain-containing protein yields MFLSILGFLLQVLGYLLLAVLLLCLILIIVPYHYRVAGEKYEQSRLEGSIIWLFGGIKIDFSRTFPGRFRVHLTVLGWFRYSFAPPTPPGKPKQESLPPPGKSEENKHSKEKKKSSFKEFLKPDILKEALTTLVKLLKHFQPHTLSVSAKIGFNDPMMTGLLYGLLSQFHFLIHRHDVHVQPVFDEEYLEGQFLIGGRVWIPALLLMMAGFMLSKPVRNIYISKIFKKPRKSKGGPQYVN; encoded by the coding sequence TTGTTCTTATCCATACTTGGTTTCCTGTTGCAAGTCCTTGGTTATCTTCTCTTGGCTGTCCTTCTTCTATGTCTGATCCTAATCATCGTGCCTTACCACTATCGTGTAGCCGGAGAGAAATATGAACAAAGCCGATTAGAAGGCTCTATTATCTGGCTCTTCGGAGGAATAAAGATTGATTTTAGCCGTACTTTTCCCGGAAGATTTAGGGTCCATCTTACTGTTTTGGGATGGTTCAGGTATTCCTTTGCGCCCCCAACACCTCCCGGCAAGCCAAAGCAAGAAAGCCTCCCTCCTCCCGGGAAATCAGAGGAAAACAAACATAGCAAAGAAAAGAAGAAATCTTCCTTTAAGGAATTTTTAAAGCCGGACATCCTTAAAGAGGCACTCACAACCCTGGTCAAGCTGCTTAAACATTTTCAGCCTCATACTCTATCTGTTTCAGCTAAAATAGGCTTCAATGATCCGATGATGACCGGCTTACTTTACGGGCTGCTCAGTCAGTTTCATTTCTTGATTCATCGACATGATGTTCATGTGCAGCCGGTATTCGATGAAGAGTATCTTGAAGGGCAATTCTTAATTGGTGGCAGAGTATGGATTCCCGCTCTTCTCTTGATGATGGCAGGATTCATGCTCTCTAAACCAGTTAGAAACATATATATCTCCAAAATCTTTAAAAAACCAAGGAAATCAAAAGGAGGTCCTCAATATGTCAATTAA
- a CDS encoding zf-HC2 domain-containing protein: protein MMTCKLDKLLLQDLLDGTIDPLEKLLVDEHLKICPECRKDLNELKLLFWDLNDKSIYEIALPPELDQQLDQLKGLLLEQVFEPSPQSTFTALMGIQRKNIKSASKFLNYVPGVKTGNYLAKEGLKATPSALKLVSKGLLKSTKLLKAK from the coding sequence ATGATGACTTGTAAATTAGATAAATTACTCCTTCAAGATCTGCTGGACGGTACCATAGATCCCCTGGAAAAGCTCTTGGTGGATGAACATCTTAAGATCTGCCCGGAATGTCGGAAAGATCTCAACGAGCTGAAACTTCTCTTCTGGGATCTTAACGATAAATCTATCTACGAAATCGCACTTCCTCCTGAACTGGATCAGCAACTGGATCAGCTTAAAGGCCTCCTCCTTGAGCAAGTCTTCGAACCTTCTCCTCAAAGTACTTTCACAGCCCTAATGGGAATTCAGCGTAAAAATATAAAATCAGCAAGCAAATTTCTCAATTACGTACCCGGTGTCAAAACCGGCAATTACCTGGCTAAAGAAGGTTTAAAAGCCACTCCCTCAGCCCTTAAATTAGTGTCAAAAGGTCTGCTCAAGAGCACCAAATTACTCAAAGCTAAATAA
- a CDS encoding RNA polymerase sigma factor translates to MDASDVTLLKVYRKNKNQGLELLYDRYKKYIYTIAYHYTGNKEDALDLTQEVFLSIFRSLDRFDDSFSMLPWIKRITVNKCLNYLRDKKDTLSLNQPNESGQEIQELLPSSNQTEEATLYLDTKETLTKAIHALPAEERMALILRHMKGMKYEEIAKIMGVPLGTVKTYLYRGRKSLKTSLSKDGLWER, encoded by the coding sequence TTGGATGCTTCAGATGTGACCCTCCTGAAAGTTTATAGAAAAAATAAAAATCAAGGGTTGGAGCTTCTCTACGATCGGTATAAGAAATATATCTATACGATTGCCTACCATTATACCGGAAACAAGGAAGATGCTCTCGATTTAACCCAAGAGGTTTTTCTGTCCATCTTTAGGTCCTTGGATCGTTTCGATGACAGCTTTTCTATGCTCCCCTGGATTAAACGAATTACGGTCAATAAGTGCTTGAATTATCTCCGAGATAAAAAGGACACCCTATCCTTAAATCAACCCAATGAAAGCGGTCAGGAAATCCAGGAACTGCTTCCTTCCAGCAATCAGACCGAGGAAGCAACTTTATATCTGGATACAAAAGAGACCCTGACCAAAGCCATTCACGCCCTTCCTGCCGAAGAACGCATGGCTCTTATCTTGAGGCATATGAAGGGTATGAAATATGAAGAAATCGCTAAGATTATGGGAGTTCCTTTAGGAACAGTCAAGACCTATTTGTATAGAGGACGCAAAAGCCTTAAGACATCTTTAAGCAAAGACGGATTATGGGAGAGATAA
- a CDS encoding RNA polymerase sigma factor, translated as MFTNTIFNRSRVTTHEDKERFCTYIHDYQLNMFRLAKSIVHNDADAEDVTGEAILKAYRNLSELRSFGSFKPWIMKIVVNEAYSLANRRKKVMYLEELEVPEESTESMIRESGELWAAVEKLEDEFRTITVLFYYEDMSIRDIGKTLGLPTGTVKSRLARARQKLKMLLVNEGGME; from the coding sequence ATGTTTACAAACACCATCTTCAACCGCAGCAGGGTGACAACCCATGAGGATAAGGAGAGATTTTGCACCTACATACATGATTACCAATTAAATATGTTTCGATTAGCGAAGAGTATCGTTCACAATGATGCAGATGCCGAAGATGTAACCGGTGAAGCGATTCTGAAAGCTTATCGGAATTTGAGCGAGCTTCGCTCCTTTGGCAGTTTTAAGCCCTGGATTATGAAGATTGTCGTCAATGAAGCCTATTCCTTAGCCAATAGGCGTAAGAAAGTCATGTATTTGGAAGAACTGGAGGTTCCTGAAGAGAGCACTGAAAGCATGATCAGGGAATCAGGGGAGCTGTGGGCTGCCGTAGAGAAACTTGAAGATGAGTTTCGCACGATAACCGTACTTTTTTACTATGAGGATATGAGCATCAGGGATATCGGTAAAACGTTAGGTTTGCCCACAGGCACTGTAAAGTCACGTTTAGCCAGGGCAAGACAAAAATTGAAAATGCTGTTAGTCAATGAAGGGGGTATGGAATAA
- a CDS encoding DUF4179 domain-containing protein, which yields MEHRNFDRFLKNQAKGEPINVPPGFAERMDSLMANLPEKTRGVRRMPKKILLVAAGFIVFASMSVVASPLVGEMTSGVIDYFNVPRDFKYISKQAVYEQYNSQMGVSVSDQGIKVTVDNLAVDDNYINVFYTVESEEPIRLLGDEETIEQWRINWTAPHFWFKEDGRYIQPPAQNEIDAYLENPYTLIGMQRFAVVGTLGDTVNLEIYADEIFGKEGRWHIPLSVDKSSVAVESLTVTPKLKAKVSTGWNGEYKHDITVEKVSISPFGNQIVLSERAENTFSQFALRDEQGRYLTVIPTATYGGNFFIKVTNNFEFIGGKTDMKELTLIPIVTGDEDDGLPAPQLMSAEIGSYPIFMPESELGGYVMEDLELTSEKAVATFRQEGAVGISNPDLRLLDENGDNLSFTAFYDDSYDRETRKITVTLTFKDVSEEDIAKVKKVGYFTRPMKLNEHEAVRVKLAE from the coding sequence ATGGAACATCGCAACTTTGACCGGTTTCTAAAAAATCAGGCAAAGGGTGAGCCGATTAATGTTCCCCCAGGATTTGCGGAAAGGATGGATTCGCTTATGGCTAATTTACCGGAAAAGACGCGGGGAGTGAGAAGGATGCCTAAGAAAATTCTTCTCGTTGCGGCTGGTTTTATAGTATTTGCTTCGATGTCGGTGGTTGCTTCTCCTCTTGTCGGTGAGATGACCAGCGGTGTTATCGACTATTTTAATGTTCCGCGGGATTTCAAATATATCTCCAAGCAAGCGGTTTATGAGCAGTACAACAGCCAAATGGGGGTCTCTGTCAGTGATCAGGGGATTAAGGTCACTGTGGATAATCTGGCGGTGGATGATAACTATATTAATGTGTTCTATACAGTGGAGAGTGAAGAGCCTATCCGGCTCTTGGGCGATGAGGAGACTATAGAGCAGTGGCGTATCAATTGGACCGCCCCTCATTTCTGGTTTAAGGAGGATGGGCGTTATATTCAACCTCCTGCCCAAAATGAGATCGATGCTTATCTGGAAAATCCTTATACCTTAATAGGTATGCAGCGTTTTGCTGTGGTAGGGACGTTAGGGGATACGGTGAACCTGGAGATTTACGCCGATGAGATCTTTGGTAAAGAAGGGCGTTGGCATATTCCTTTGAGTGTGGACAAGAGCAGCGTTGCCGTGGAAAGTTTAACGGTTACTCCCAAGCTGAAGGCTAAGGTAAGCACAGGCTGGAATGGGGAATATAAGCATGATATTACTGTTGAAAAGGTGTCTATTTCTCCCTTTGGCAACCAAATTGTGCTTAGTGAAAGAGCAGAAAATACCTTTTCTCAGTTTGCTCTTCGGGATGAGCAGGGCCGGTATCTGACGGTCATTCCTACGGCTACCTATGGAGGCAATTTCTTCATAAAAGTCACCAACAACTTTGAGTTTATCGGGGGCAAAACGGATATGAAGGAACTGACGCTTATTCCGATCGTTACGGGAGATGAAGACGATGGACTGCCGGCCCCGCAACTGATGAGTGCGGAAATCGGGAGTTATCCGATTTTTATGCCGGAGAGCGAATTAGGCGGCTATGTGATGGAGGATCTGGAGCTGACCTCTGAAAAAGCGGTGGCTACTTTCCGCCAAGAAGGGGCAGTGGGGATCAGTAATCCGGATCTGAGGCTGTTGGATGAGAATGGTGATAATTTGAGCTTTACAGCTTTTTATGATGACAGTTATGACCGGGAAACAAGGAAAATCACTGTTACCCTTACTTTTAAAGATGTCAGTGAAGAAGACATCGCCAAGGTGAAAAAGGTTGGATACTTTACCCGTCCTATGAAGCTTAATGAGCATGAAGCGGTAAGGGTTAAACTTGCTGAATAG
- a CDS encoding sugar phosphate nucleotidyltransferase produces the protein MQLILLSGGAGKRLWPISNPARPKQFIKLLQNQEGRVESMAQRVWRQLQAKGLASSTLIVCCEPQTDNLISQLSPEIKVVCEPEQRDTFPAIALACSHLHTQENLNPDEAVIVAPIDTYAAENFFDNYRKLAQLLTEEHGEVGLIGITPTSPSSSFGYMVPSSGPVAPDFLRIERFVEKPKPEAAAKIIKDGALWNSGVFAFKLGFILNWLKSHRFPTQYEDLRHCYSSLPRTSFDYEVLENSSQIIAVKYDGYWLDIGTWKTITPILPQIIGKGAISPDSVNTHIINELDIPILTLGTLDIVVAAGPDGILVADKDSSPRLKDFTGDYPNRPRYEERRWGWYYVLDHSKSLDGYEILTKKLHLHHDKCLSYQVHGMRTEVWTITSGNGLFACDGKIYPVKSGDVLHIPGGTKHGLKAISDLELIEVQSGINLIEEDITRIYLFWQEVVEHCVYVEHYY, from the coding sequence ATGCAACTCATTTTACTTTCCGGTGGGGCAGGAAAAAGACTTTGGCCCATTTCCAACCCGGCGCGCCCTAAACAATTCATCAAACTTCTCCAAAACCAAGAAGGTCGGGTCGAGTCAATGGCCCAACGGGTATGGCGGCAGCTTCAGGCCAAGGGATTGGCCTCATCGACGCTTATTGTCTGTTGTGAGCCTCAGACTGATAATCTCATTTCCCAACTTAGTCCTGAAATTAAAGTCGTCTGCGAACCTGAGCAACGGGACACCTTTCCCGCTATTGCTCTTGCCTGCTCTCACCTGCATACTCAGGAAAACCTTAATCCCGACGAAGCCGTCATCGTTGCCCCCATCGATACGTATGCTGCAGAGAACTTTTTTGATAACTATAGGAAACTTGCCCAATTATTGACTGAAGAACACGGGGAAGTCGGATTAATTGGGATCACACCCACATCTCCTTCCTCTTCTTTTGGATATATGGTTCCCTCCTCAGGGCCGGTGGCCCCTGACTTTTTGAGAATAGAGCGTTTTGTGGAAAAGCCTAAACCCGAAGCGGCAGCAAAAATAATCAAAGATGGGGCTCTATGGAATAGCGGCGTATTTGCTTTTAAGCTAGGTTTTATTCTCAACTGGTTAAAAAGCCATCGCTTCCCAACTCAATACGAGGACCTGCGCCATTGTTATTCCTCCCTGCCAAGAACAAGCTTTGATTATGAAGTATTGGAAAATTCCTCTCAAATAATTGCTGTTAAGTATGATGGATACTGGTTAGACATTGGTACATGGAAGACCATAACCCCTATCTTGCCGCAGATAATCGGTAAAGGGGCTATAAGCCCGGATTCGGTGAATACCCATATTATCAATGAACTGGACATACCCATCCTCACCTTGGGAACCTTAGATATAGTGGTAGCTGCTGGCCCCGATGGCATCCTTGTGGCCGACAAAGACTCAAGCCCCCGCTTGAAGGACTTTACCGGCGATTATCCGAATCGCCCTAGGTATGAAGAGAGGCGCTGGGGTTGGTACTATGTCCTCGATCATTCAAAATCCTTAGATGGTTATGAGATTCTAACCAAAAAACTTCACCTTCACCATGATAAATGTTTAAGTTACCAGGTTCATGGCATGCGTACTGAAGTATGGACTATTACCAGCGGGAACGGACTGTTTGCCTGCGATGGCAAAATTTATCCAGTGAAATCAGGGGATGTCCTGCATATTCCAGGTGGCACGAAACATGGTCTGAAAGCGATCTCTGATTTGGAACTCATCGAAGTTCAATCCGGGATTAACTTAATCGAAGAAGATATCACCCGCATTTACCTCTTCTGGCAAGAAGTCGTTGAGCACTGCGTCTATGTTGAACACTACTATTAA
- a CDS encoding response regulator transcription factor: MPKVLVVDDEPKILKIIEHSLRREGYEVITALDGSQAIEQFHRQEPELIILDLMLPHVDGFQVCRTVRETSSVPIIILSVRNEELDKILGFNLGVDDYLAKPFSPVELCLRVKAVLRRTRKEESAPTPDSSVFNSSGLYINPSTREVAINDQPVELTAKEFDMLWFLAKHPNKVFTRKQLLYQIWQADYYGNDDTVTVLISRLREKIELDKPQLFHIRTLRGVGYKLIIE, from the coding sequence ATGCCAAAGGTTTTGGTCGTCGACGATGAACCTAAAATTCTCAAGATTATCGAGCATAGCTTACGGCGGGAAGGCTATGAAGTGATTACAGCTCTTGACGGGAGCCAGGCTATCGAACAATTCCACCGTCAGGAACCCGAACTGATCATTCTTGATTTAATGCTCCCTCATGTGGACGGTTTCCAAGTCTGCAGAACGGTTCGAGAAACCTCTTCAGTCCCTATCATCATTCTATCGGTGCGAAACGAGGAGCTGGATAAAATATTGGGGTTCAACCTTGGTGTCGACGACTATCTTGCCAAACCCTTCAGCCCTGTGGAACTCTGCCTGCGCGTTAAAGCCGTCTTACGCCGTACCCGCAAGGAGGAAAGCGCACCGACCCCGGATTCCAGCGTTTTCAACAGCAGCGGCCTTTATATCAACCCTTCAACACGTGAAGTTGCGATCAACGATCAGCCTGTGGAGTTAACCGCTAAAGAATTTGACATGCTTTGGTTCCTCGCCAAGCATCCCAACAAAGTTTTTACCCGCAAGCAGCTGCTCTATCAAATCTGGCAAGCAGACTATTATGGCAATGATGATACGGTAACCGTTCTTATTAGCCGCTTAAGGGAGAAAATTGAACTTGACAAACCACAGCTTTTCCATATAAGGACGTTAAGAGGAGTCGGATATAAGCTTATTATCGAATAA
- a CDS encoding ATP-binding protein, translating to MKLFKKSPQRYLNTQILGLVAIIITMFMSVYIAISGYQQYQLALKNLHNSTSMLAQELIATRVFIAEQQDVINVDRDGTLNFKHFNPSVAIRGISEIFNGTLGYTFKQTQLNVRNSVNAPDPYEQEVLKKFYQDRSLTEYYSIDYTNKTYRYLVPLHYEEGCLSCHGGPAGSIDITGYPREGAQLEDFAGVISITAPLEPTYAELSSAIIQDLISTLILIISLSAAIYLVIRCRVVKPLESMADLATHFSEGQLSIPAMAPAENYEIHVLQNNLFTMANNLQNLYETLESKVDERTIELLKANHALRLHQESLHRINEELTKANEVKSEFIALMSHELQTPLTSIIAYSEILIQQGVDVPESSEYLFDIYQSAHHLLDLITDLLDFSKIEQNKLHLHPTFFEFSEVTAVLENIFNPMIQNNKLQFSMDIPPDLPAIEADKNKIKQILMNLLSNAIKFTPCRGKIHLQAHYNEEKEEIQVSLSDTGRGIAPEQLQQIFEKFYQVDSGTCREFGGLGLGLAVTKQMIELHGGKIHVDSFPGQGSTFHFTIPTTASYRADTI from the coding sequence TTGAAATTATTTAAAAAATCCCCTCAGAGATATCTTAATACCCAAATACTAGGGCTGGTTGCCATAATTATTACCATGTTTATGAGTGTATACATCGCAATCAGCGGCTATCAGCAATATCAATTAGCTCTTAAAAACCTCCACAATAGCACTTCTATGCTTGCCCAGGAGCTGATTGCGACTCGTGTCTTCATCGCTGAACAACAAGACGTGATCAATGTCGACAGGGATGGCACCCTGAATTTTAAGCATTTTAATCCTTCGGTAGCTATTCGGGGGATTTCCGAAATATTTAACGGGACTTTAGGCTATACTTTTAAGCAAACTCAGCTTAATGTGCGGAATTCAGTCAATGCTCCTGACCCATACGAGCAAGAGGTTTTAAAAAAGTTCTACCAGGATCGCAGTTTGACCGAATACTATTCCATCGATTATACAAATAAAACCTACCGGTATTTAGTGCCTCTTCACTATGAAGAAGGTTGTTTGAGTTGCCATGGTGGTCCTGCTGGAAGTATAGATATTACGGGATACCCCCGTGAAGGAGCACAATTAGAGGATTTTGCCGGGGTCATCAGCATCACGGCCCCCTTAGAGCCAACTTACGCCGAGCTTTCTTCCGCCATCATTCAAGATCTTATTTCGACCTTAATCCTGATTATTAGCCTATCGGCCGCAATCTACTTGGTCATCCGTTGTCGAGTGGTAAAACCTCTTGAAAGCATGGCTGATTTAGCGACCCATTTCAGCGAGGGGCAGCTCTCCATTCCTGCTATGGCTCCCGCCGAAAATTATGAAATTCACGTCCTGCAAAACAATCTCTTTACAATGGCGAATAATCTGCAAAACCTCTATGAAACGCTGGAGTCTAAGGTCGACGAGAGAACCATTGAACTGCTTAAGGCAAATCACGCCCTGCGTCTCCATCAAGAAAGCCTGCATCGTATCAATGAAGAATTAACAAAGGCCAACGAGGTCAAGTCAGAATTCATTGCTCTTATGAGTCACGAATTGCAGACCCCTCTTACTTCGATCATCGCCTACAGCGAAATCCTCATTCAACAAGGGGTGGACGTTCCTGAGTCTTCTGAATATCTGTTTGATATTTACCAAAGCGCCCACCATTTACTGGATCTCATCACCGATCTTTTGGATTTCTCGAAAATCGAGCAGAATAAGTTGCATCTTCATCCGACCTTCTTTGAATTCTCTGAGGTTACTGCTGTCCTCGAAAACATCTTTAACCCCATGATTCAGAATAATAAACTGCAGTTTTCTATGGATATTCCCCCTGATTTGCCTGCCATCGAAGCCGACAAGAACAAGATCAAACAGATCCTTATGAACCTTTTATCCAATGCGATTAAATTCACCCCTTGCCGCGGAAAAATTCATCTCCAGGCCCACTATAATGAAGAAAAAGAAGAGATTCAAGTCTCTCTGTCGGACACTGGCCGGGGAATTGCCCCGGAACAACTCCAGCAAATTTTTGAAAAGTTTTATCAGGTCGACTCCGGTACCTGCCGCGAATTTGGTGGATTAGGACTCGGCCTGGCGGTTACTAAGCAAATGATCGAGCTCCACGGCGGGAAAATCCATGTTGATAGTTTTCCAGGACAAGGAAGTACATTCCATTTCACCATTCCGACTACCGCTTCATACCGAGCAGACACTATTTAG
- a CDS encoding amidohydrolase family protein, which yields MKVLRNVFDAHSHIGPMAPWKYYDLQEEVNPTVIEYPDVDSYLAHMDKYGIKKALVCPNYGIPKHEQPFSLNPLVIEAVRKSDRLLGGIWVSNLPRNKELTLEALKYAGEPGIACLKMTYLLGGNPDPEKYDAEQEELTELIVSTCEKYDLTLQTHSSSGGNSDISNYYKFVEKYAKRIRIHIIHLGGGVSGHIKMVPKFINWVKEGYQVYTDGCWAVGFGVRFLLDEIAKAGVGEERILWGSDEPWSDLPSEYWKWEGADISEEFKNKIFWENAERVYGCKKK from the coding sequence TTGAAGGTTTTGCGCAATGTCTTTGACGCACATTCGCACATCGGGCCAATGGCCCCCTGGAAATATTATGATCTCCAGGAAGAAGTAAACCCTACGGTAATCGAATATCCTGATGTGGATTCTTACTTGGCTCATATGGACAAGTATGGGATCAAAAAGGCACTTGTCTGCCCTAACTATGGTATTCCCAAGCATGAGCAGCCCTTTAGCCTCAATCCTTTGGTCATTGAAGCAGTAAGAAAGTCCGACCGTCTTCTCGGCGGTATCTGGGTATCCAATCTTCCTCGTAATAAGGAGCTTACATTGGAAGCGCTTAAATATGCGGGTGAGCCGGGTATTGCCTGCCTGAAGATGACCTATCTGCTGGGGGGCAATCCCGACCCGGAAAAATATGACGCTGAGCAAGAAGAGCTTACAGAATTGATTGTCAGCACATGTGAAAAATATGACCTTACTTTGCAAACCCACTCGAGTTCAGGTGGAAATTCAGACATCAGTAACTACTATAAATTTGTCGAGAAATACGCAAAACGCATTCGCATCCATATTATTCATCTTGGCGGCGGGGTAAGCGGTCATATTAAAATGGTGCCTAAATTCATCAACTGGGTGAAAGAAGGGTATCAAGTTTATACCGATGGTTGCTGGGCAGTTGGTTTCGGTGTGCGCTTCCTCTTGGATGAAATCGCCAAAGCCGGAGTGGGCGAAGAGCGTATTCTCTGGGGTTCTGACGAACCATGGAGCGACCTCCCCTCCGAATACTGGAAATGGGAAGGCGCGGACATCTCCGAGGAATTCAAGAACAAGATCTTCTGGGAGAACGCTGAACGCGTTTACGGTTGTAAGAAAAAATAA
- a CDS encoding MSMEG_0572/Sll0783 family nitrogen starvation response protein: MAKVQIGDSLYTKNKIFPDYKAEPGQKALVQIHGMFTEASVTLIALLTATRLLRKGFETSILLYGPCGVLAASATKGYPRVGDEFYPGHLAHTQRLQQFMKEGGKVYLCQFGLGAVGFREEDLLEGVVAFDPLDTLDLALEHYKAGAFIMGTWM, encoded by the coding sequence ATGGCGAAAGTGCAAATTGGAGATAGCCTTTATACGAAAAACAAAATCTTTCCTGATTATAAAGCAGAACCCGGTCAAAAGGCTTTAGTGCAAATCCACGGGATGTTTACCGAAGCATCCGTTACCCTGATCGCGCTCTTAACAGCTACCCGTCTTCTACGTAAAGGGTTTGAAACCTCTATTCTTCTCTATGGACCCTGCGGCGTGCTTGCGGCAAGTGCTACCAAGGGCTACCCCAGAGTGGGCGATGAATTCTATCCCGGTCATCTGGCCCATACTCAACGTCTTCAACAATTCATGAAAGAAGGCGGTAAAGTCTATCTGTGTCAGTTCGGATTAGGTGCTGTCGGTTTCCGTGAAGAAGATCTACTTGAGGGTGTCGTCGCTTTTGATCCATTAGATACCCTTGATCTGGCACTTGAACACTATAAAGCAGGCGCTTTCATTATGGGAACTTGGATGTAG